Proteins found in one Polyangiaceae bacterium genomic segment:
- a CDS encoding M20/M25/M40 family metallo-hydrolase has translation MAEPPRLGSGALLLGLLLAGVCLLLARATLTPPKPRPASAAASVFSEERARATLRRVLETGRPHPVGSEANEAVRRRVEQELLALGLAPKLEQAVACGGRGTCARVQNILTRIEGSEPGPAVLLAAHYDSVGAGPGAADDGSGVAAVLEVARALVRGEKPKSPVLLLIDDGEESGLLGARAFVESSAVKDVGAVVNLEARGTRGPSLLFETTGEDAWLMGVIGPRLAHPVTSSLFYSVYRRMPNDTDLSVFRRRGLAGVGFAFIGGVTQYHTPLDDIEHLSAPSLQHQGDNALAAVRALSAARELSSPPQGEAVYFDLLGRTVVSWSLLWARVLGGMALALAVVAVLLLRRRAAISLRRVAASSLRLLGGFAVALLLGTLAQRGWHAVGALPTPFVAHPTPFSVACAAAATLSVAIVARLGRQGLEEWLGALFSWLLLALVLAVVMPKASFVFLVPALSGALAACIGFAREERAAAPALAVLVFAVSAFVLWFPVAFLLEDAVGFAVPGVTALVWALSLSPLAPLLMVTGKRTRTRLVVLAAAAFLAAVFVAGAMKPFSAEAPQRMSIALHVEGERSRFLVDASGGPVSEALAERLELGKELVDPSPWFGGWGPEVRAAAGPRVSLTPPDAELVASAPKGAERRIRLRLRSARGARLLSVEWPASASVKNVTIAGSVVEPWPTRSGYRVSYAGPTRTDGVILELTTGPAPLRLRIADHTLGFPRGVAAPLRPVSAQPSQLGDVTVVSRPITF, from the coding sequence GTGGCTGAGCCTCCGAGACTTGGTTCCGGCGCCCTCTTGCTCGGGCTCCTGCTCGCCGGCGTGTGCCTGCTCTTGGCGCGGGCCACGCTCACGCCGCCGAAGCCGCGCCCCGCCTCTGCCGCCGCCAGCGTCTTCTCGGAAGAGCGGGCGAGGGCCACGCTGCGTCGAGTGCTCGAGACGGGTCGCCCGCATCCGGTGGGCTCCGAAGCGAACGAAGCGGTACGCCGCCGCGTCGAGCAGGAGCTCTTGGCGCTCGGGCTCGCGCCCAAGCTGGAGCAGGCGGTGGCTTGCGGCGGGCGCGGCACCTGCGCTCGCGTGCAAAACATCCTGACGCGCATCGAAGGATCCGAGCCGGGGCCCGCCGTGTTGCTGGCGGCCCATTATGATTCCGTGGGCGCCGGGCCCGGCGCCGCGGACGACGGTTCCGGCGTTGCCGCCGTGCTCGAGGTCGCCCGCGCGCTGGTGCGGGGGGAGAAGCCGAAGTCCCCGGTCCTGCTCCTGATCGACGATGGCGAGGAATCCGGGCTGCTCGGTGCCCGGGCGTTCGTCGAGAGCAGCGCCGTGAAAGACGTCGGCGCGGTGGTGAACCTGGAGGCGCGTGGCACTCGGGGGCCCAGCTTGTTGTTCGAGACCACCGGAGAGGACGCTTGGCTCATGGGCGTCATCGGCCCACGCCTCGCGCATCCCGTCACCAGCTCGCTGTTCTATTCCGTGTACCGGCGCATGCCGAACGACACGGACCTGTCCGTGTTTCGGCGGCGCGGACTAGCGGGCGTGGGCTTCGCGTTCATCGGCGGCGTCACGCAGTACCACACTCCGCTCGACGACATCGAGCACCTGTCGGCGCCGAGCCTGCAGCACCAAGGGGACAACGCTCTCGCCGCGGTTCGCGCCCTCTCTGCCGCGCGGGAGCTGTCGTCGCCTCCCCAGGGAGAAGCCGTCTACTTCGATCTGCTCGGGCGCACGGTGGTGAGCTGGTCGCTCTTGTGGGCCCGCGTGCTCGGCGGCATGGCGCTGGCGCTCGCGGTCGTCGCCGTCCTGCTCTTGCGCCGCCGCGCTGCGATCTCCTTGCGCCGCGTCGCCGCGTCGTCCCTGCGGTTGCTCGGCGGCTTCGCAGTAGCGCTCCTGCTCGGTACCTTGGCTCAGCGCGGCTGGCACGCGGTAGGCGCGTTGCCGACACCTTTTGTCGCACACCCAACGCCGTTTTCGGTGGCTTGTGCGGCGGCTGCGACGCTTTCTGTCGCTATCGTCGCGCGTCTCGGTCGTCAGGGGCTCGAGGAGTGGCTCGGCGCGCTCTTCTCGTGGCTGCTACTGGCGCTCGTCCTCGCGGTGGTGATGCCCAAGGCGAGCTTCGTGTTCTTGGTTCCGGCGCTCTCCGGCGCTCTCGCGGCGTGCATCGGCTTCGCGCGCGAGGAGCGCGCCGCGGCCCCGGCGCTCGCCGTGTTGGTGTTCGCCGTCAGCGCCTTCGTTTTGTGGTTTCCTGTCGCGTTCTTGTTGGAAGACGCCGTCGGGTTCGCGGTGCCGGGCGTGACCGCGTTGGTGTGGGCGCTGTCGCTCTCGCCTCTGGCTCCATTGCTCATGGTGACCGGCAAGCGCACGCGCACGCGCCTCGTCGTGCTCGCCGCCGCCGCGTTCCTGGCCGCGGTCTTCGTTGCCGGAGCGATGAAACCGTTCTCCGCCGAAGCTCCGCAGCGCATGAGCATCGCGCTCCACGTGGAAGGCGAGCGCAGTCGCTTCCTGGTGGATGCTTCCGGCGGCCCCGTCTCCGAAGCGCTCGCCGAGCGCCTCGAGCTCGGCAAAGAGCTCGTGGATCCCTCGCCCTGGTTCGGCGGATGGGGGCCCGAGGTGCGCGCCGCCGCCGGGCCCCGCGTTTCGCTCACGCCGCCCGACGCCGAGCTCGTCGCCTCCGCGCCCAAGGGCGCCGAGCGTCGCATTCGACTGCGTCTGCGGAGCGCGCGCGGAGCGCGTCTTCTCTCCGTGGAGTGGCCGGCGTCCGCTTCGGTGAAGAACGTTACGATCGCAGGCAGCGTCGTCGAGCCTTGGCCCACTCGCAGCGGTTACCGCGTGAGCTACGCGGGTCCCACCCGAACAGACGGCGTGATCTTGGAGCTGACCACCGGCCCGGCACCGCTACGCCTTCGAATCGCGGATCACACGCTTGGCTTCCCGCGTGGTGTCGCGGCACCACTCCGTCCCGTCAGCGCGCAGCCCTCACAACTCGGTGATGTCACCGTGGTCAGCCGACCCATTACATTTTGA
- a CDS encoding single-stranded DNA-binding protein, producing the protein MDLIRISRELSREVSKLSFEPPVCFVYNPLAYARDAHEAYLRRFGGGEKRVVFVGMNPGPFGMAQTGVPFGEVAAVRDWLQINEKVRRPAKEHEKRPILGFDCQRSEVSGARLWGLFRDAFKTPERFFREHFVVNYCPLVFMEEGGKNRVPEKLPEAERTPLFDACDKALKRTMAELRPDLVVGVGAFAEKRARLVLGDDVRIGSILHPSPASPLANQGWAPRVTLQLRELGVRMPAAPRG; encoded by the coding sequence GTGGACCTGATTCGCATCAGTCGGGAGCTCTCGCGAGAAGTGTCCAAGCTGAGCTTCGAACCGCCGGTTTGCTTCGTGTACAACCCGCTGGCGTACGCTCGTGACGCCCACGAGGCGTACCTGAGGCGCTTTGGCGGCGGCGAGAAACGTGTGGTGTTCGTCGGAATGAACCCCGGGCCCTTCGGCATGGCGCAAACCGGCGTGCCCTTCGGAGAAGTGGCGGCCGTGCGCGACTGGCTCCAGATCAACGAGAAGGTTCGCCGTCCGGCGAAGGAACACGAAAAGCGTCCCATTCTCGGCTTCGATTGCCAGCGCTCGGAGGTCAGCGGCGCGCGGCTGTGGGGCTTGTTTCGCGACGCCTTCAAGACGCCGGAGCGCTTCTTCCGCGAGCACTTCGTGGTCAACTACTGCCCGTTGGTGTTCATGGAAGAGGGCGGCAAGAACCGCGTTCCCGAGAAGCTCCCGGAGGCCGAGCGCACGCCGTTGTTCGACGCCTGCGACAAGGCGCTGAAGCGAACGATGGCGGAGCTCCGTCCGGATCTCGTGGTCGGCGTCGGCGCCTTCGCGGAGAAGCGCGCGCGCCTCGTTCTCGGCGACGACGTGCGTATCGGGAGCATCCTGCATCCGAGCCCGGCGAGCCCCCTGGCCAACCAGGGCTGGGCGCCCCGCGTCACTCTTCAGCTTCGGGAGCTCGGAGTGCGGATGCCGGCGGCGCCTCGTGGCTGA
- a CDS encoding protein kinase, whose translation MVRPEPDMEASEQNAELTVVDSGTVQTGEKPSRAFADGSLICERYRVERLLGLGGFGEVYQVVDERSGHRLALKLARLLDADARSLDTLRAEFSLLASLSHPNLAEVHDFGNVSDDVAYFTQSLVTGVPLAESSLRPDDPKSLPLWTQLCRALEYLHARGILHRDVKPSNVLVDEAGGRLTLLDFGISRAFGGADDYRLVGTFAYMAPEAITAGPLDARADLYSLGVVLYRQVMGEAPYHGTGPQILAKHLTARVPPLSGVSPRVAEVILRLLAKDPGARYASAAEVLSALAAANDAPLPAEAPETLASYVLSGRFVGQEDAVANLRQCVVVDEPSGAATLVLGGAGSGKSRLLRELQKHVQLAGRNWVQVRVQASWAAKSVVPSIARAVLTPAVVDRLSEDDRRELARALPELRRRRERLGIAMDPKRARRTRIEALGRALALCFEHTPGVLAVEDVHWADADVVELLTALVQSARREHARAHFLISSRPNPLVEPLPSEVGADTIRCEELSPDAVRQLLDSMFGQTDLLAGSELGQRPTTAQHVQESLRLALETGAIARTDGRWVARRPLPDLPIAEVLRARIRQLDAESRRVALSVAVLGGECSGAEAAVVAERDPSRAALAVRRLVRAGLVEERSDERGRPQYAMHDRYREMVLSSAPARTLRAAHRRAGALRRKTGGKDWRKLLSAADHFARGEDLGRAVSIARAAARAAEAAGRPDQTVLAIATEIELYGRQGEVPVSVWLEALDVNVLAGFGDAADEALAALNARLDGCAPREQMEIRLRQARSAVARGEPARARELLEGIKAPELSAEVALSRATIHEDYGDQQQALVDYTRAATLAAEGERHGFASRAWLGASLSSLRLGQPEVAREHARRSVATARAARDPVAQSEALRALGNAEREVGRVSAALGLYRQAVRRAREGGSAEGEAKALNNLGTVCQWTGLIVEATAAFERSSELKERLGLRASALITKNNLGQLYLAVGRLDDAERELSSIVGPSSPAAPVIAALANSNLGDLAVLRGHLDKAVDYYRRGHEQNRERSVAVQDSHALCGLTRALLMRDKPDEARRYLSKFDELEGRAELSESRQRHCSATAAVWDYEGDSQRALDSLRPALDDSRMRFSDVFATALEVRLMEAVLLARLGRRKQAARRLEGAAKALGTHAAKMGDERAARRFVAASPVHRAIEQRRLDAPRGWYWPPDV comes from the coding sequence ATGGTTCGGCCCGAACCGGACATGGAAGCAAGCGAGCAGAACGCCGAGCTGACGGTGGTCGATTCGGGCACGGTGCAAACCGGCGAAAAGCCTTCCCGCGCGTTCGCGGACGGAAGCCTGATCTGCGAGCGCTATCGCGTGGAACGGCTGCTCGGCTTGGGTGGATTCGGCGAGGTGTACCAGGTCGTGGACGAGCGCTCTGGCCACCGGCTGGCGTTGAAGCTCGCTCGTCTTCTGGACGCGGACGCCCGCTCCCTCGACACGCTGCGAGCCGAATTCTCGCTGCTCGCTTCGCTCTCGCACCCAAACCTGGCGGAAGTGCACGACTTCGGAAACGTGAGCGACGACGTCGCCTACTTCACCCAGTCTTTGGTGACCGGCGTCCCCTTGGCGGAGAGCAGCCTGCGTCCGGACGATCCCAAGAGCCTGCCGTTGTGGACGCAGCTGTGTCGCGCCCTCGAGTATCTCCACGCTCGCGGCATCCTGCATCGGGACGTGAAGCCTTCCAACGTCTTGGTGGACGAAGCCGGCGGGCGGCTGACGCTGCTGGACTTCGGTATTTCGCGCGCCTTCGGCGGTGCTGACGACTATCGGCTGGTCGGTACCTTCGCCTACATGGCACCGGAGGCGATCACGGCGGGCCCTTTGGACGCCCGGGCGGATCTCTACTCCCTCGGCGTGGTGCTCTACCGCCAAGTGATGGGCGAAGCGCCGTATCACGGCACAGGTCCCCAGATCCTCGCGAAGCACCTGACCGCGAGGGTGCCGCCCCTCTCCGGCGTGAGTCCGCGAGTTGCCGAGGTGATCCTCCGGCTCCTGGCCAAGGATCCGGGCGCCCGCTACGCCTCCGCAGCCGAAGTCTTGAGCGCGCTGGCCGCCGCCAACGACGCCCCTCTCCCCGCGGAAGCGCCGGAAACGCTGGCGAGCTACGTGCTCTCCGGTCGGTTCGTCGGACAAGAAGACGCCGTCGCGAACCTGCGTCAGTGTGTCGTCGTCGACGAGCCGAGCGGTGCGGCGACGTTGGTCTTGGGCGGAGCCGGCAGCGGGAAATCGCGTTTGCTCCGTGAGCTGCAAAAGCACGTGCAGCTTGCCGGGCGAAACTGGGTCCAGGTGCGCGTTCAGGCGAGCTGGGCCGCCAAGTCGGTGGTGCCGTCCATCGCGCGGGCCGTGCTCACGCCGGCGGTCGTCGATCGCCTTTCGGAGGACGACCGCCGCGAGCTTGCCCGAGCCTTGCCGGAGCTCCGCCGCCGCCGCGAACGCCTGGGCATCGCGATGGATCCGAAGCGCGCACGCCGCACGCGCATCGAGGCCCTGGGCCGCGCCCTGGCGCTGTGCTTCGAGCATACCCCCGGCGTGCTCGCCGTCGAAGACGTCCACTGGGCCGACGCCGACGTGGTGGAGCTGCTGACGGCGCTGGTGCAAAGCGCTCGCCGGGAGCACGCTCGCGCCCATTTCCTGATCTCGTCCCGCCCGAACCCATTGGTGGAACCGCTGCCGTCCGAAGTGGGGGCCGACACCATCCGTTGCGAGGAGCTGTCGCCGGACGCCGTCCGACAGCTCCTGGATTCGATGTTCGGCCAAACGGATCTGCTCGCCGGCAGCGAGCTCGGGCAGCGTCCGACGACGGCGCAGCACGTGCAGGAATCCTTGCGCTTGGCGCTGGAGACCGGCGCCATCGCCCGCACTGACGGCCGCTGGGTCGCGCGTCGCCCGCTGCCGGATCTGCCCATCGCCGAGGTGCTTCGCGCTCGCATCCGGCAGCTGGACGCCGAGAGCCGCCGGGTCGCCTTGAGCGTCGCCGTGCTCGGCGGCGAGTGCTCTGGCGCCGAAGCGGCCGTCGTCGCCGAGCGGGATCCATCTCGTGCGGCGCTCGCGGTGCGACGGCTGGTGCGAGCCGGGCTGGTCGAGGAGCGCTCCGACGAGCGCGGCCGACCCCAGTACGCAATGCACGACCGATACCGGGAGATGGTGCTTTCCTCCGCGCCGGCGCGGACACTCCGGGCAGCGCACCGGCGAGCCGGCGCCTTGCGCCGCAAGACGGGAGGCAAGGACTGGCGCAAGCTGCTCTCCGCCGCGGACCACTTCGCTCGCGGTGAGGATCTCGGTCGCGCCGTGTCCATCGCCCGCGCCGCGGCGCGGGCCGCGGAAGCCGCGGGACGCCCGGATCAGACGGTGCTCGCCATCGCGACGGAAATCGAGCTGTACGGCCGCCAGGGCGAGGTCCCGGTCTCGGTGTGGCTCGAGGCGCTGGACGTCAACGTGCTCGCGGGCTTCGGCGACGCCGCGGACGAAGCGCTCGCAGCTCTGAACGCCCGGCTCGACGGCTGCGCTCCGCGTGAGCAGATGGAAATCCGACTGCGCCAGGCTCGCAGCGCCGTGGCGCGCGGCGAGCCGGCCCGCGCGCGCGAGCTCTTGGAAGGCATCAAGGCACCGGAGCTCTCGGCGGAGGTCGCGCTGAGCCGCGCAACGATCCACGAGGACTACGGCGACCAGCAGCAGGCGTTGGTCGACTACACCCGCGCGGCGACCCTCGCCGCCGAGGGTGAGCGGCACGGGTTCGCGTCGAGGGCCTGGCTCGGCGCGTCACTATCGAGCCTGCGTTTGGGGCAGCCGGAAGTCGCTCGCGAGCACGCCCGGCGTTCGGTAGCCACTGCCCGTGCGGCTCGAGATCCGGTGGCGCAATCCGAGGCGCTGCGTGCGCTGGGGAATGCCGAACGCGAGGTCGGCCGAGTGAGCGCGGCACTCGGCCTGTACCGCCAGGCGGTACGCCGGGCTCGAGAAGGTGGCAGCGCCGAGGGCGAGGCCAAGGCGCTGAACAACCTGGGGACCGTGTGCCAATGGACAGGGCTCATCGTGGAGGCAACGGCCGCCTTCGAACGTTCGAGCGAGCTGAAGGAACGCCTGGGCTTGCGTGCCTCCGCGCTGATCACCAAGAACAACCTCGGTCAGCTGTACCTGGCCGTCGGTCGGTTGGACGACGCCGAGCGCGAGCTCTCGTCCATCGTGGGACCGTCCAGCCCCGCTGCACCCGTGATCGCGGCCCTGGCAAACTCCAACCTGGGAGACTTGGCGGTGCTCCGAGGCCACCTCGACAAAGCCGTGGACTACTACCGACGCGGGCACGAGCAAAACCGAGAGCGATCAGTGGCGGTGCAGGACTCCCACGCTCTGTGTGGCCTGACGCGGGCACTATTGATGCGCGACAAACCCGACGAAGCACGGCGCTATCTCTCGAAGTTCGACGAGCTGGAGGGGCGAGCGGAGCTTTCGGAATCCCGCCAGCGCCACTGTTCCGCGACGGCCGCGGTATGGGACTACGAAGGCGACTCCCAGCGCGCCCTGGATAGCCTGCGACCGGCCCTCGACGACAGCCGCATGCGCTTCTCCGACGTGTTCGCGACGGCGCTCGAGGTCCGACTGATGGAGGCCGTGCTGCTGGCGCGCCTGGGTCGCCGAAAGCAGGCGGCGCGCCGACTCGAAGGCGCGGCGAAGGCGCTCGGCACCCACGCCGCGAAGATGGGCGACGAAAGGGCGGCGCGGCGCTTCGTGGCGGCGAGCCCGGTCCATCGCGCCATCGAGCAGCGGCGGCTGGACGCACCCCGCGGTTGGTATTGGCCGCCCGACGTGTGA
- the fliW gene encoding flagellar assembly protein FliW — MGGSRSETKDSEMKIESARFGTIELEATELIYFPAGVIGFPEETAFALIRHGDSPCIGWLQSVKTPEIAFPVVSVHGLGVEYPDVPLETALEMANLGDIGDEIAVMAMLSAQRGQPATVNLMAPIIVNVTTRRAMQMHLEGTRYSTRELFVLPRETTANDPTMAMDKNAPVQASTVAAE, encoded by the coding sequence ATGGGCGGTAGTCGCTCCGAAACGAAGGATTCCGAGATGAAGATCGAAAGTGCACGGTTTGGAACCATCGAGCTCGAAGCTACCGAGCTCATCTACTTCCCCGCGGGCGTCATCGGATTTCCCGAGGAAACCGCGTTCGCTCTCATCCGTCACGGTGATTCCCCGTGTATCGGATGGCTGCAATCGGTGAAAACCCCGGAAATCGCCTTCCCGGTCGTGTCGGTCCATGGCTTGGGCGTCGAATATCCGGACGTCCCGCTGGAGACCGCGCTGGAGATGGCGAACTTGGGCGACATCGGCGACGAGATCGCAGTGATGGCCATGCTCAGCGCGCAGCGCGGGCAGCCCGCGACGGTCAATCTCATGGCACCCATCATCGTCAATGTGACGACACGCCGTGCCATGCAGATGCACCTCGAAGGAACTCGTTACTCCACCCGCGAGCTGTTCGTCCTCCCTCGGGAGACGACCGCGAACGATCCCACGATGGCCATGGACAAAAACGCCCCGGTCCAGGCTTCCACCGTGGCCGCGGAGTGA
- the flhF gene encoding flagellar biosynthesis protein FlhF, giving the protein MQYQTFKGADVNQALSRVKAACGPDAIIYSTRKVSNGRGGALGSHYVEIEAAPPNERFNWGFQDPRSKHPTERASAAPARPWSGGRRGHGTPTLGLDVHQLQREIGTLRAMLEDLNASRPPKQRALSMLASWGVELGLARTLVTGSTRAARRGELALRHWLADQLRDRIQVAQEFLTCQEPTVVFAVGQTGVGKTTSLAKIAARARLDYGHPVTVITLDTFRVGALEQWQRYANLMGVTLRVARSVEEFENTLAEVRTPLVLVDTAGRSTASDSDWIVPGCVQAVENRNTHVMLVLPAWTRGSDAERVVKGYLDAGLTGICVTKLDETVQYGGIVHAALPQELPIYYLCDGPRVPEDIQPATIDAVVAALTEGSN; this is encoded by the coding sequence TTGCAATACCAGACGTTCAAGGGCGCGGACGTGAACCAGGCCCTGTCGCGAGTGAAAGCCGCTTGCGGTCCTGACGCCATCATCTACTCCACGCGCAAGGTGAGCAACGGGCGTGGTGGCGCGCTGGGCAGCCACTACGTGGAGATCGAGGCGGCGCCGCCCAACGAGCGGTTCAACTGGGGATTCCAGGACCCGCGCAGCAAGCACCCGACGGAGCGTGCTTCGGCGGCTCCTGCTCGCCCCTGGAGCGGCGGGCGCCGTGGCCATGGAACACCCACCCTCGGTCTGGACGTTCACCAGCTCCAGCGGGAGATCGGGACGCTGCGAGCCATGCTGGAGGATCTCAACGCCAGCCGTCCGCCCAAGCAGCGCGCCCTCTCGATGTTGGCCTCCTGGGGCGTCGAGCTCGGGTTGGCGCGCACGCTGGTGACCGGGTCGACGCGGGCGGCGCGTCGCGGTGAGCTCGCTCTCAGGCACTGGCTCGCGGATCAGCTCCGGGACCGCATTCAGGTCGCACAAGAGTTCTTGACCTGCCAAGAGCCGACTGTCGTCTTCGCCGTGGGCCAGACGGGCGTCGGAAAGACGACGTCCCTCGCCAAGATCGCGGCGCGCGCTCGCCTGGACTACGGCCATCCGGTCACCGTCATCACGCTCGATACGTTCCGCGTCGGCGCCTTGGAGCAGTGGCAACGCTACGCGAACTTGATGGGCGTGACGCTCAGGGTGGCGCGCAGCGTGGAGGAGTTCGAAAACACCCTCGCCGAGGTGCGCACGCCCCTGGTTCTGGTGGACACCGCCGGGCGCAGCACGGCGTCCGACTCCGACTGGATCGTTCCGGGCTGTGTGCAGGCCGTGGAAAACCGCAACACCCACGTGATGCTCGTGCTTCCGGCGTGGACGCGCGGCAGCGACGCCGAGCGCGTCGTCAAAGGCTACCTGGACGCCGGCCTCACCGGCATCTGCGTCACGAAGCTCGACGAGACGGTTCAGTACGGCGGCATCGTTCACGCCGCGCTGCCGCAGGAGCTTCCCATCTACTACCTGTGCGATGGGCCCCGAGTTCCCGAGGACATCCAGCCAGCAACGATCGACGCCGTCGTGGCGGCACTGACCGAGGGGTCGAATTGA
- a CDS encoding FliA/WhiG family RNA polymerase sigma factor, with protein MSTAEQRQPRHGRDVVDQYMPMVRRIAIRTTRTLPSSVSFDDVLSAGWVGMAEALSRRTPDMDDEHFQAYASYRVRGAILDYLRGLDPLSRKLRNASRKISETAAELSTRLGRMPEEEEVAAELGLTLEKYHALLGEISEAGYARLSLTGAEQSEAPLPEFIASRAELIEEVSKITTSLPERLQVVLALYYQEQCSFREIGEVLGVTESRVCQLHSEAVHLIRARLDRPRPRR; from the coding sequence ATGAGTACCGCCGAACAGAGACAGCCCCGCCACGGAAGAGACGTGGTGGACCAGTACATGCCGATGGTTCGGCGCATCGCCATCCGCACCACGCGAACGCTGCCGTCCAGTGTCAGCTTCGACGACGTGCTGAGCGCCGGATGGGTCGGCATGGCGGAAGCGCTTTCTCGCCGTACCCCCGACATGGACGACGAGCACTTCCAGGCCTACGCGTCCTACCGCGTGCGTGGAGCGATTCTCGACTACCTGCGCGGCCTCGATCCCCTCTCGCGCAAGCTCAGGAACGCCTCGCGCAAGATCTCGGAGACGGCCGCCGAGCTGTCGACGCGCCTCGGCCGTATGCCGGAAGAAGAAGAGGTCGCCGCCGAGCTCGGTCTGACCCTCGAGAAGTACCACGCTCTCCTCGGTGAGATCTCCGAGGCGGGCTACGCTCGCCTGTCACTCACGGGCGCCGAACAGTCGGAAGCGCCGCTGCCTGAGTTCATTGCGTCCCGCGCGGAGCTGATCGAGGAGGTGAGCAAGATCACGACCTCGCTCCCCGAGCGCCTGCAGGTGGTGCTGGCCCTCTACTACCAAGAGCAGTGCAGCTTCCGCGAGATTGGCGAGGTGCTCGGTGTGACCGAGAGCCGCGTGTGCCAGCTCCACTCGGAAGCGGTGCACCTGATTCGAGCCAGACTGGATCGACCCCGCCCGAGGCGCTGA
- a CDS encoding HAMP domain-containing histidine kinase, whose protein sequence is MGFERKRDAGEDAELSGVFLARESLQPSETRTFALHDAKNLAFALQSSLEWLQSRLSHESRDVTDSVQDMAETCSELSKLLLQTLRAEREGPGRLPLSRRPVPASTFTRRVVRRFRDRARQMGVELRVENGEEGIADVDTELIERVLDNLVDNALRVAPAGTAVTVYSGCTDDTLLLSVSDEGPGIPAQDQDRVFDLFCGSGREPSGGAGVGLTFCNRVVEAHGGRLGIDAGEESGTTFIVRIPAGT, encoded by the coding sequence ATGGGCTTCGAACGAAAGCGGGACGCTGGTGAGGACGCCGAACTTTCCGGTGTCTTCCTGGCCCGTGAGAGCCTCCAGCCCTCGGAGACCAGGACCTTTGCGCTGCACGACGCCAAGAACCTGGCGTTCGCTCTGCAATCCAGCCTGGAGTGGCTTCAAAGCCGTCTGAGTCACGAGTCTCGAGACGTGACCGACAGCGTGCAGGACATGGCGGAGACGTGCAGTGAGCTCTCGAAGCTCCTGCTTCAGACGCTCCGTGCCGAGCGGGAGGGGCCGGGAAGGCTGCCCTTGAGCCGCCGTCCGGTGCCGGCGTCCACCTTCACGCGGCGCGTCGTGCGCCGCTTCCGCGACCGCGCCCGACAGATGGGCGTCGAGCTCCGGGTGGAGAACGGGGAGGAGGGCATCGCCGACGTCGACACCGAGCTCATCGAGCGCGTGCTCGACAACCTGGTCGACAACGCCTTGAGGGTCGCGCCCGCCGGAACCGCCGTCACGGTCTACTCCGGCTGCACCGACGACACCTTGCTGCTGTCCGTTTCCGACGAGGGGCCCGGCATCCCGGCGCAGGATCAAGATCGCGTGTTCGATCTGTTTTGCGGATCGGGGCGGGAGCCGAGTGGCGGCGCCGGCGTGGGCCTCACGTTCTGCAATCGAGTGGTGGAAGCTCACGGGGGCAGGTTGGGCATCGATGCCGGCGAAGAAAGCGGCACGACGTTCATCGTTCGTATCCCTGCGGGGACCTGA